A stretch of Pelecanus crispus isolate bPelCri1 chromosome 3, bPelCri1.pri, whole genome shotgun sequence DNA encodes these proteins:
- the RD3 gene encoding protein RD3 codes for MSLASWFRWNEPPNRISQRNPTEMVVETLMMELSWQTKQAEKQQRERENEYRKIKTGVDYGWLVSYPKQSYDISPGERLQLEDMCTKIHPSYCGPVILRFRQLIAEYEPEVQEVSRLFRSVLQEAAEKIKEEEEAKKLARQWNTKNKTSLSLTTFKSRSRISPFISDIKTISEDVERGTQPTRRVWSMPEFRNAKDY; via the exons ATGTCACTGGCATCCTGGTTCAGGTGGAATGAGCCCCCAAATCGCATTTCCCAGAGGAACCCCACAGAAATGGTGGTTGAGACGCTAATGATGGAGCTGAGCTGGCAGACCaagcaggcagagaagcagcagcgaGAGCGGGAGAATGAGTATCGCAAGATCAAGACTGGGGTGGACTACGGCTGGCTGGTCAGCTATCCAAAGCAGAGCTATGATATCAGCCCAGGAGAacggctgcagctggaggataTGTGTACCAAAATACATCCTTCCTACTGTGGGCCTGTCATACTCAG ATTCCGGCAACTCATTGCTGAATATGAACCAGAAGTGCAGGAAGTATCCCGGCTTTTCCGCTCTGTCCTGCAGGAAGCTGCCGAGAAGatcaaagaggaggaagaggccaAGAAGCTTGCCAGGCAGTGgaacacaaagaacaaaaccagcctCTCCTTAACCACGTTTAAATCCCGATCCAGGATTTCCCCATTCATCAGTGACATCAAGACCATCTCTGAGGATGTGGAACGGGGCACCCAGCCCACCAGGAGGGTTTGGAGCATGCCAGAATTTCGGAATGCCAAGGATTACTGA